The bacterium genome segment CTCCCAGGATGGCGTTGGCACCCAGGTCCCCCTTGTTCTCAGTGCCGTCCAGTTCGATCATGACCTGGTCGACCTCCGACTGGGACAAAGCCTCGTAGGCAATGAGAGCGGGCGCGATCTTGTCGTTGACAGCCTCAATGGCTTTGGTCACCCCTTTTCCGAGGTAGCGCTTTTTGTCGCCATCCCGGAGTTCCAGAGCCTCCCGCTTGCCGGTGGAGGCTCCTGAAGGCACCGCGGCCCTTCCGAAAGCCCCGCTCTCCAGGTAAACGTCCACTTCCACAGTAGGGTTGCCCCTGGAATCAAGGACCTGCCTTGCGTAGATATCAGCGATCTCACTCATGGTATGCTCCCCTCTTTGATACATGGTCATCGGTGATCGGTGATCCGTAAAGCCCTGAACAACCCATGACCGATTATGGATTACGGATTACGGATTACGGATTTTATCCCATTGCTTCCCATTACCCTAACAAGGTAGAGTTATACCACGTGTTGCTCGCTAACCTGAACCACTTTTGATGGACTGCCAATCAGTCCATCAAGCAGTCCCGCCACCGGAGGGACTGGGTGGGGGCCACGCCTACGGCGTGGGACGGATCCATTCCGCTCCTTCGGCAAGCTCAGGGGGAGTCACGCCGATGGCGTGACCGCCCTCAATAAACCTCCAAGAGGCTTTTTGCGAGGTTATCAATGACGATGCCATGACTGACCAGACAATAGACCTCAAGCAGATCATTGCCGCGGAGATCAGTGAAAAGGGGCCCATGCCCTTTTCGCGGTACATGGAACTGTGCCTGTATCATCCACTTCTTGGTTACTATCAGAGACAGGAACCGACCACCGGACCCGCCGGGGATTTCTACACAGCCCCCCATGTCCACGCACTTTTCGGCCGCACCCTAGCAGCCTGGATCCAACGGATGGCCAACGATACCGGCCTGGATAAGGTTACGGTCCTGGAGCTGGGTCCCGGAAACGGTCAGCTGGCCAGGGACATCCTGGACCACTGGGGCAAGGATCAGCCCACGCTGTCCATGATCCTGGTGGAGGAGGCCGGGCCAAGGCGCAGGGACCTGGAGGCCCGCTTTACAAACGACCCCGTCCGGGTGGTGGAGCCCGATGAGTTGGACAGTCTGGATCCATTCAAGGGGGTGGTCCTGGCAAACGAGTTTTTCGATGCCCTGCCTCTCAGGGTCTTTGAACGGTCAGAAGACATTGTCAGTGAAGTGTTCGTAGATCACGACAAGGACGGTTTCAAGGAAAATCTTTCGCCAGCCGAAACAGGGGGGCGAATTACCGAAACTCTGGACACCCTGCCGGAAGGATGCCGTACAGAAATATCCGATCTGTGGCAGCCCTGGCTTTTCCGAATCGCCCGGGTCCTTGACCGGGGCCAACTGCTTATCCTGGACTACGGCGAACCTGCGGAGAACCTTATTGTCCCATGGCGTCCGGCCGGCTCACTGCGCTGCTACCGCCGCCACCAGGTAGACACTGACCCTTACGATTCCCCTGGAGAGAAGGACATCACCGCCCACGTGAACTTCTCCCTTCTCCGGGATTGGGGCCAGGATAGCGGATTCGAGTTCCTCTCCTTCTCAAGCCAAAGCTCCTTCCTCATCAAAGGCGGCATCCTCGAGATGCTGGCACAAACCATGGAAAAACTCCCTGAAAAGGAAGCCACCGGCCTTTGGCTCACGATAAAGAACCTGATCCACGAAGAAGGGATGGGGGAGGTGTTTAAGGTAATGGTTTTGAATAAAAGCAGGAGTCAGTAGCCAGGAGCCAGGAGCCTGGAGAGGCCTTTATTTCTAACGCAAAAGCACACGTTTCGCTCTTGGAGATAGACATGATCAAACTCCCGGGAACTCTTAAACTTACCCTTAAGTTTACCCTTTTACTTCTTATGATTCCTTTGGGAACACATGCCGGCCCATCCGTGGTGGTTCTTTCAGACAATTACGACAAGCCGGTAGCGGTCATGTACAAAATGCGGGCGGACTATATCGCTCAGACTGTGACGATCACCAGCAATGAACGGGATTTTTCGGCCAAGCTCAAGGGTATCAAAGAAGGTAAAAAGCATCTGATCGAATATATTGAGAGAAAAAAACAGGTTATTCTATATGAAGAACCTGCCTATCTTTATCCAGGTTCTGAAGGGCTCTTCAAGGGATCCTATGGCGGCAGTGAGCCCCAGGCCCAGGTGCAGCTTTTATTGCCTATTGTAAATAATAACGACAACATTTTTTCCGGAGGGATCGAACTTGCTGAACTCCTCCGTGCCCTTGACCCCCTGGCCAAAACCAGGTTTCAGTCATTTGCTGTCCGGCTGGCAGTTGAGGATCCCGAAAAGTTAAGAGGAAAGGTCCTGGAGATGATCAGCGCTGATGTCAAGGCCGCAAAGGAGAGGATGAAAGGGGCCGGGAAGATCACGATCAGCGGGCTTGAGGGACCTGTCAAGGTGAACCAGGTTGATGACATCAATGTGGAGCTATTCATAGAATACAGGGTGTCTCTGGAGATCCTGTAGGAAAAAACGCCGGACACGGAGACACGGCGACGCGGAGAAAAAGCAAGGCGGTGGGTCGGGGAGGGGGAGAAAAGTCTCGTGTCGGGGTATCGGGGAAAAGCTGGAATGTAGAATGTAGAACGCAGGAGAAAACCTGCGAAACTGCACCCCGAGGACCGCCCTTCAGGTCCTTTCTGGATTTCGGGTCTTCGCGTTTATTTCACCCTCCCCTCGATCCCCTCCCCTCAAGGGAGGGGAAGAGTTCGGAATGGGCCTTATTGTACGGCTCTGCCCGGAATGACGAAGGTAGGGGGTGCCTTCCGTTTTTTCTCCTAATTTCCGAGCCCGGTAGTCTTTCCCCAAGAATAAAGCCTTTCTCAGTGTCCTCTGTGACTCTTCTTCTATGAGTAG includes the following:
- a CDS encoding SAM-dependent methyltransferase — translated: MTDQTIDLKQIIAAEISEKGPMPFSRYMELCLYHPLLGYYQRQEPTTGPAGDFYTAPHVHALFGRTLAAWIQRMANDTGLDKVTVLELGPGNGQLARDILDHWGKDQPTLSMILVEEAGPRRRDLEARFTNDPVRVVEPDELDSLDPFKGVVLANEFFDALPLRVFERSEDIVSEVFVDHDKDGFKENLSPAETGGRITETLDTLPEGCRTEISDLWQPWLFRIARVLDRGQLLILDYGEPAENLIVPWRPAGSLRCYRRHQVDTDPYDSPGEKDITAHVNFSLLRDWGQDSGFEFLSFSSQSSFLIKGGILEMLAQTMEKLPEKEATGLWLTIKNLIHEEGMGEVFKVMVLNKSRSQ